Part of the Streptomyces sp. RFCAC02 genome is shown below.
GCTTCACCCACCACCGGACAGCCCGCGTTCGGCCCGGAATGGAGCGGGGCCGACGACCTGCCGTCCTCGAGCGACCCAACCCCCGCGTCCTTGTTGGACCAGTCCGGGTGCGTGCACGCGGCTGCCGCGGTCTCGGCGGCCACCGCCCCGGGCGCGGTCCCCAGACCGAACGCCAGCAGCGCTGCCGACGTCCCGAGCACCACGCTCCGTCGTATGTCCTTCACGACTGTCTCCTCGCACTCGCGCATGGCCGCTCCCTGTTGGAGACCTCTTCGCCATACGCAGCAGTATGGACAGTACCCGCCGCCCGCCCACGAGCGCCCGCCCCGTACGGACGGGGCGGGACGCGGAGGTGACCGGGCGCGAGGGGATCAGCAGGCGCGCGTGGACCCGAAGTCGTCCAGGTACTCGTCCCAGATCCAGCCGTTGATGGACTCACCGTCGAAACGGTTGTAGGCGCGGACGTGACTCCAGGAGTTCCCGGCCGAGTTGATGACGTAGCAGTGGTAGTAGATGTCCATGTGGAACAGGGCCTCACCCACCACCGGACAGCCCGCGTTCGGCCCGGAGTGGAGCGGGGCTTCGTACCTGCTGCCCTCGAGGGACCCGACCCCCGCGTCCCGGTTGGACCAGCTCGGGTGCGTGCACGCGGCAGCCGCGGACTCGGCGGCCACCGCTCCGGGCGCGGTCCCCAGACCGAGCGCCAGCAGCGCCGCCGACGTCCCGAGCACCGCACTCCGTCGTACGTTCTTCACAACTGTCTCCTCGCACGCGCGCATGGCCGTTCCCAGGATGGAAACCCCCTTCGCCATACGCAGCGGTATGGACAGTACCCGCCGCCGGCCACAGGGTGAACAAAGTGACGCGGATCCCCCAACGCACCGGTGCCCGTCCCCCGGCTCGGGGAACGGGCACCGGCACTGTGCGCGGGCGGGCGTCACTTGTCCTCGGAGGACTCCTCCGCGGTCTCGCCCTTCGCCTCGTCGGCGGCCTCGTTCACGGCCTCCGTCTCGGTGTCCGCGGTGGCCTTGGCCGCGTCGGACTCCTTCACGGAACGCCGCGTCGCCGCCTCGGCCTCGCCCACCGCCTCCTGCTGCACGGTGAGGGCCTCCACCAGCTCGATCACGGCCATCGGCGCGTTGTCGCCGCGGCGCGGGCCGAGCTTGGTGATCCGGGTGTAGCCGCCCGGACGGTTGGCGAACTTCGGACCGATCTCCGTGAACAGGGTGTGCACGACACTCTTGTCACGGATGGTCTGCATCACCTGGCGACGGTTGTGCAGGTCGCCCTTCTTCGCCTTGGTGATGAGCCGCTCGGCCACCGGACGCAGCCGGCGCGCCTTGGCGACGGTCGTGGTGATCCGGCCGTGCTCGAACAGCGAGGTGGCGAGGTTCGCCAGCATCAGACGCTCGTGGGCGGGGCTGCCGCCCAGCCTGCGGCCCTTGGTGGGCGTAGGCATGACTCTCTCCTGTCGGTTCTGCACCGGCCGTACCAGGTACCGGTGTCAGCGGAGCCGCCGGGGAGCCCCGGCGGCGGATCGGCCGCCGGGCCGCCCGCCGGATGACGGACGGCCCGGGGCCGGTCGGCTCAGTACTGCTCGGTCTCCACGAAGCCCGGGTCGCCGTCGTCCTCCGCGCCGAACGCGTCGGCCGCGGTGGTCGGGTCGAATCCGGGCGGGCTGTCCTTGAGGGCCAGGCCCATGCCGGCCAGCTTCGCCTTGACCTCGTCGATCGACTTGGCGCCGAAGTTGCGGATGTCGAGGAGGTCCGCCTCGGACCGGGCCACCAGCTCGCCCACCGAGTGGATGCCCTCGCGCTTCAGGCAGTTGTAGGAGCGGACGGTCAGCTCCAGCTCCTCGATGGGCAGCGCCAGGTCGGCGGCGAGCGCCGCGTCCGTCGGCGACGGGCCCATGTCGATGCCCTCGGCGTCCACGTTCAGCTCGCGCGCGAGGCCGAACAGCTCGACCAGCGTCTTGCCCGCCGACGCCATGGCGTCACGCGGCCGCATGGCCTCCTTGGTCTCGACGTCGACGATCAGCTTGTCGAAGTCGGTGCGCTGCTCGACACGGGTGGCCTCGACCTTGTAGGTGACCTTCAGCACGGGGCTGTAGATCGAGTCCACCGGGATGCGGCCGATCTCCTGACCGGCCTGCTTGTTCTGCACCGCGGAAACGTAGCCGCGACCGCGCTCGACGGTCAGCTCCATCTCCAGCTTGCCCTTGTTGTTCAGGGTGGCGAGAACGAGGTCGGGGTTGTGCACCTCGACACCGGCCGGCGGCGCGATGTCGGCGGCGGTGACGAGCCCGGGACCCTGCTTGCGCAGGTACATCACGACCGGCTCGTCGTGCTCCGAGGAGACGACGAGCTGCTTGATGTTGAGGATGAGGTCGGTCACGTCCTCCTTGACGCCCGGCACGGTGGTGAACTCGTGCAGGACACCGTCGATCCGGATGCTGGTGACAGCCGCGCCCGGGATCGAGGAGAGGAGGGTACGCCGCAGGGAGTTGCCGAGGGTGTAGCCGAAGCCCGGCTCCAGCGGCTCGATGACGAACCGGGAACGGAACTCGTCCACGACCTCTTCGGTCAGTGACGGTCGCTGAGCGATCAGCATGTGAGGAACTCCAGTCTTCGGCACCCGCTATTTGATGCCGAGCCAGACAACAGGTGGAACACCGCTCCCCCGGACGTACGGGCGGGCCGGCGCGCGGCCGGCCCGCCCGTACCCCGTGACGAGCGTGTGCCGGGCCGTACTACTTCGAGTACAGCTCGACGATGAGCTGCTCCTGCACCTGGGTGTCGATCACCTGGCGCTCGGGCAGCGAGTGGACGAGGATCCGAAGCTGCGCGGGGACGGTCTCCAGCCACGCGGGAACGGTCTTCTCGCCGGCCTCCGCCTTGGCCACCTCGAAGGGGGTCAGGTTGCGGGAGGACTCACGGACCTCGACGATGTCGTTGGGCGACACGCGCGCCGAGGGGATGTCGGTCTTCCGGCCGTTGACCGTGATGTGGCCGTGCCGGACGAGCTGACGGGCGTGGTCGCGGGACTTGGCGAAGCCGGCCCGGTAGACCACGTTGTCGAGGCGGGTCTCGAGGATGCGCAGCAGGTTCTCACCGGTCTTGCCGGTCTGCCGGTTGGCCTCGTTGTAGTACCCGCGGAACTGCTTCTCCAGGACACCGTAGATACGCGCGCACTTCTGCTTCTCGCGCTTCTGCAGCAGGTACTCGCTGTCCTTGGTGCGCCCGCGTCCGTGCTCACCCGGGGGGTAAGGACGGATCTCGATCGGGCACTTAGCGCTCTCGCACTTGGCTCCCTT
Proteins encoded:
- a CDS encoding DNA-directed RNA polymerase subunit alpha codes for the protein MLIAQRPSLTEEVVDEFRSRFVIEPLEPGFGYTLGNSLRRTLLSSIPGAAVTSIRIDGVLHEFTTVPGVKEDVTDLILNIKQLVVSSEHDEPVVMYLRKQGPGLVTAADIAPPAGVEVHNPDLVLATLNNKGKLEMELTVERGRGYVSAVQNKQAGQEIGRIPVDSIYSPVLKVTYKVEATRVEQRTDFDKLIVDVETKEAMRPRDAMASAGKTLVELFGLARELNVDAEGIDMGPSPTDAALAADLALPIEELELTVRSYNCLKREGIHSVGELVARSEADLLDIRNFGAKSIDEVKAKLAGMGLALKDSPPGFDPTTAADAFGAEDDGDPGFVETEQY
- the rpsD gene encoding 30S ribosomal protein S4, encoding MARYTGADCKRCRREKQKLFLKGAKCESAKCPIEIRPYPPGEHGRGRTKDSEYLLQKREKQKCARIYGVLEKQFRGYYNEANRQTGKTGENLLRILETRLDNVVYRAGFAKSRDHARQLVRHGHITVNGRKTDIPSARVSPNDIVEVRESSRNLTPFEVAKAEAGEKTVPAWLETVPAQLRILVHSLPERQVIDTQVQEQLIVELYSK
- the rplQ gene encoding 50S ribosomal protein L17; translation: MPTPTKGRRLGGSPAHERLMLANLATSLFEHGRITTTVAKARRLRPVAERLITKAKKGDLHNRRQVMQTIRDKSVVHTLFTEIGPKFANRPGGYTRITKLGPRRGDNAPMAVIELVEALTVQQEAVGEAEAATRRSVKESDAAKATADTETEAVNEAADEAKGETAEESSEDK
- a CDS encoding SH3 domain-containing protein; the protein is MKDIRRSVVLGTSAALLAFGLGTAPGAVAAETAAAACTHPDWSNKDAGVGSLEDGRSSAPLHSGPNAGCPVVGEALFYMDIYYHCYVFNSAGNTWSHVRAYNHFDDDSINGWIWDPYLEDVGSTRAC
- a CDS encoding SH3 domain-containing protein; this encodes MKNVRRSAVLGTSAALLALGLGTAPGAVAAESAAAACTHPSWSNRDAGVGSLEGSRYEAPLHSGPNAGCPVVGEALFHMDIYYHCYVINSAGNSWSHVRAYNRFDGESINGWIWDEYLDDFGSTRAC